Proteins encoded within one genomic window of Tabrizicola piscis:
- a CDS encoding helix-turn-helix transcriptional regulator, giving the protein MNIRARHDAIVRSLRRSGTATVDALAREVGASRRTVLRDIVALRDQGFVIYSEPGRGGGLQLDPQSMQTTARLAVAEVFALLISVAAMRAAGQLPFSGLADAGLAKIEKTLPPEKVRDLRRFLGCLHVGKLSPFQDLSDMGSIDPDLLPTFETAFLERLRLRFEYRDAEGRQTGREVEPQAMLILPPLWYLVAWDPAREDFRHFRMDRISRPNVVGGTKFRQRHVPFDKDVCPYSSLPR; this is encoded by the coding sequence ATGAATATTCGCGCCCGCCATGATGCCATCGTTCGCAGCCTGCGCCGCTCCGGGACGGCGACCGTCGATGCACTTGCCCGAGAGGTCGGCGCCTCACGGCGGACGGTGCTGCGCGACATCGTCGCCCTGCGCGATCAGGGGTTTGTCATTTACTCCGAGCCCGGACGCGGCGGCGGCCTGCAACTCGACCCACAGTCCATGCAAACGACCGCGCGACTTGCCGTGGCCGAGGTCTTTGCCCTGCTGATCAGCGTGGCCGCAATGCGCGCAGCCGGACAGCTGCCGTTCTCGGGCCTAGCTGATGCCGGACTCGCCAAGATCGAAAAGACCTTACCGCCGGAAAAAGTACGCGATCTGCGCCGGTTTCTTGGCTGCCTGCATGTTGGGAAGCTTTCGCCGTTTCAGGACTTGTCGGACATGGGATCAATCGACCCCGATCTGTTGCCCACCTTCGAGACTGCGTTCCTGGAACGCCTGCGCCTGAGGTTTGAGTATCGCGATGCTGAAGGCCGACAGACGGGCCGCGAGGTTGAACCGCAGGCCATGCTGATCCTGCCGCCCCTGTGGTATCTGGTGGCATGGGACCCTGCGCGCGAGGATTTCCGGCATTTCCGGATGGACCGCATCAGTAGGCCGAATGTCGTCGGCGGGACAAAGTTCCGGCAACGCCATGTGCCGTTTGACAAGGACGTCTGCCCGTACAGCAGTTTGCCGCGATGA